The following coding sequences are from one Hymenobacter sp. DG25A window:
- the rnr gene encoding ribonuclease R, translating to MKEKDDSAAPRAPRAKATRGDNAAAPISKDQLFRIFRDNPGKVFSYRQLSRRLGVTTKEQRDDIFSHLKALRKTGLLTLLQNDDYRLTDASALQQATEPASGRNTRRKQEDMKPRGGGRPVESEFGQDPVVHRRREAGFDFPGDEPSGARRRREHGGGAAEVITGTVALATDKYAFIISEESEQDVRVFTDRLMYAMHGDTVRVRLRGSRDGRPVGDVVEVLKRVRPEVVGRLQVQGGIGFVKPDNRKLYFDVFVPFENLQEARNGEKVLVRIIDFPEDPSRSPVGEVLRSFGPAGQNEAEINAIMAEFGLPFEFPSEVEAESETISEAIHVQEMARRRDFRDITTFTIDPADAKDFDDALSIRKLENGHWEIGVHIADVTHYVRPNTELEREAKHRATSVYLVDRVIPMLPERLSNGLCSLRPHEDKLTFSAVFELDEEGKLYDSWFGKTIIHSDRRFAYEEAQERIEGLEADYTAEIQLMNSIAKKLCAARFKQGAISFETQEVKFRLDENGKPLGVYVKERKDAHKMIEEFMLLANRKVAEFVFKLKNRKPRLTMVYRVHDAPDPDRLQNFALFAQKFGHTLDLTNPKKLSAELNDLSVEVVGRPEQNVIQTLAIRTMAKATYTTDPRGHFGLAFDHYSHFTSPIRRYPDMMAHRLLEHYLEGGKNMEVEPIEEECKHSSEREKIAANAERASIKFKQVEFMSEVIGEQFTGVVSGLTEWGMYIEIEENKCEGMVRLSDIPGDYFELDKDNYRIVGQRSKRIIQFGDELQVVVKAANLLDRTIDFELVDNRPDSVKQREQEERRNSKPRGYRPERSSGGGKPGGKGGNRRR from the coding sequence ATGAAAGAAAAAGACGACTCTGCCGCCCCCCGCGCCCCTCGCGCGAAGGCGACCCGCGGTGACAACGCCGCTGCCCCAATCAGCAAAGACCAGCTGTTCCGCATATTCCGCGACAACCCGGGCAAAGTATTTTCCTACCGCCAACTCTCCCGCCGCCTTGGCGTGACCACCAAAGAGCAGCGCGACGATATTTTCAGCCATCTGAAGGCGCTGCGCAAAACCGGCCTGCTTACGCTGCTTCAGAACGACGACTATCGTCTGACCGATGCCAGTGCCCTACAGCAGGCTACCGAGCCCGCCAGCGGCCGAAATACGCGCAGAAAACAAGAGGACATGAAGCCCCGCGGTGGTGGCCGTCCGGTGGAATCCGAGTTCGGTCAGGACCCCGTGGTGCACCGCCGCCGCGAAGCTGGTTTCGACTTTCCCGGTGACGAGCCCTCCGGTGCCCGCCGTCGGCGCGAGCATGGCGGTGGCGCTGCCGAGGTGATAACCGGCACCGTGGCCCTGGCCACCGACAAATACGCTTTCATCATCAGTGAAGAAAGCGAGCAGGACGTGCGCGTGTTCACGGACCGGCTGATGTACGCCATGCACGGCGACACAGTGCGCGTACGCCTGCGCGGCTCCCGCGACGGCCGCCCCGTGGGCGACGTGGTGGAAGTGCTCAAGCGAGTGCGCCCCGAAGTAGTGGGCCGCCTGCAGGTGCAGGGTGGTATCGGCTTTGTGAAGCCCGACAACCGTAAGCTGTACTTTGATGTGTTCGTGCCTTTCGAGAACCTGCAGGAAGCCCGCAACGGCGAGAAGGTGCTGGTGCGCATTATTGATTTCCCGGAAGACCCCAGCCGGTCGCCGGTGGGGGAAGTGCTGCGCAGCTTTGGCCCCGCCGGCCAGAACGAGGCCGAGATTAACGCCATCATGGCTGAGTTTGGGTTGCCGTTTGAGTTTCCTTCGGAGGTAGAAGCCGAGTCGGAAACTATATCGGAGGCCATTCACGTGCAGGAAATGGCCCGCCGCCGCGACTTCCGCGACATCACCACCTTCACCATTGATCCCGCCGACGCGAAGGACTTTGATGATGCCCTGAGCATCCGGAAGCTGGAAAACGGCCACTGGGAAATTGGCGTGCACATTGCCGACGTAACCCATTACGTACGCCCCAACACCGAGCTGGAGCGCGAGGCCAAGCACCGCGCCACCTCCGTGTATCTGGTAGACCGGGTAATTCCCATGCTGCCCGAGCGCCTCTCCAACGGCCTGTGCTCCCTGCGCCCCCACGAAGACAAGCTGACCTTCTCGGCCGTGTTTGAGCTGGATGAGGAAGGCAAGCTTTATGATTCGTGGTTCGGCAAAACCATCATTCACTCCGACCGCCGCTTTGCCTATGAAGAAGCCCAGGAGCGTATTGAAGGCCTGGAAGCCGACTATACCGCCGAGATTCAGCTAATGAACAGCATTGCCAAAAAGCTGTGCGCGGCCCGCTTCAAGCAGGGCGCTATCAGCTTCGAAACCCAGGAGGTGAAGTTCCGTCTGGATGAGAATGGCAAGCCGCTGGGCGTGTATGTGAAGGAGCGCAAGGACGCCCACAAGATGATTGAGGAGTTCATGCTGCTGGCCAACCGCAAGGTGGCGGAGTTTGTGTTCAAGCTCAAAAACCGCAAGCCGCGCCTCACCATGGTGTACCGCGTGCACGATGCCCCCGACCCGGACCGCCTGCAGAACTTCGCCCTCTTCGCCCAGAAGTTTGGCCACACGCTGGACCTCACTAACCCCAAAAAGCTGAGTGCTGAGCTCAACGATTTGTCGGTGGAAGTGGTGGGCCGGCCGGAGCAGAACGTCATCCAGACGCTGGCTATCCGCACCATGGCCAAGGCCACGTATACCACGGATCCGCGCGGGCACTTCGGTCTGGCCTTCGACCACTATTCCCACTTCACTTCCCCTATTCGCCGCTACCCCGATATGATGGCGCACCGCTTACTGGAGCACTATCTGGAAGGCGGCAAGAACATGGAGGTGGAGCCCATTGAGGAGGAGTGCAAGCATTCTTCGGAGCGGGAGAAGATTGCCGCCAATGCCGAGCGCGCCAGCATCAAATTCAAGCAGGTGGAGTTCATGTCCGAGGTTATCGGCGAGCAGTTCACCGGCGTGGTGTCGGGCCTCACGGAGTGGGGCATGTACATCGAAATTGAGGAGAATAAGTGCGAAGGCATGGTGCGCCTGAGCGACATTCCCGGCGACTATTTCGAGCTGGACAAAGACAACTACCGCATCGTGGGTCAGCGCAGCAAGCGCATTATCCAGTTCGGCGACGAGCTGCAGGTGGTGGTGAAAGCTGCCAATCTGCTAGACCGCACCATCGACTTCGAGCTGGTAGACAACCGCCCCGATTCCGTAAAGCAGCGGGAGCAGGAAGAGCGCCGCAACAGCAAGCCCCGCGGCTACCGCCCCGAGCGCAGCAGTGGCGGCGGCAAGCCCGGCGGTAAAGGCGGCAACCGCCGCCGGTAG
- a CDS encoding ABC transporter ATP-binding protein, with product MSQPILSVRNLTIDFASHRGNTRAVDSISFELKRGETLAIVGESGSGKSVTSLALMGLIPLPPGRITTGEAWFQSEALGEVDLLKLTDKELQQVRGNDISMIFQEPMTSLNPVYTCGSQVVEALRLHTKLNEKEAEARTVELFTMAQLPRPEKIFKSYPHEISGGQKQRVMIAMAMACNPAILIADEPTTALDVTVQARMLRLIDDLRREHNTAVIFITHDLGVVAEIADRILVMYRGRVVEQGAVLDIFTNPQHPYTKGLLACRPKLSVGRKRLPVVADFMQETADGSFITTESASVQLPIAETGESSYNGAETTKTFPVEHPVSRPKEPAFGLETAPAAESGLPLPAEATGIPMVAELQDISANRPVSQPPKVEVEDVSEQPQSGLAANPAAPKPKPLLQVENLNVHFPIRKGFLRRKTEYVRAVDGVSFDIYPGETVGLVGESGCGKTTLGRTLLRLVEPTSGSMLFEGVDLAKLPAGELRRRRREFQMVFQDPYAALNPMMTIGEAILEPMRVHGVGGTKQQQKARVLELLRTVGLKEEHYLRYPHEFSGGQRQRICIARALALQPKCIICDEAVSALDVSVQAQVLNLLNDLKREFGITYLFITHDLSVARFMSDRILVMRQGQIVESGPAAEVYANPQHEYTRQLLAAIPKDEPADIRAAVASRA from the coding sequence GTGTCTCAGCCCATTCTCTCCGTTCGTAACCTCACTATTGACTTCGCCAGCCACCGCGGCAACACGCGGGCCGTGGATAGTATCTCGTTTGAGCTGAAAAGGGGCGAAACGCTGGCTATTGTGGGCGAGTCGGGCTCGGGCAAATCGGTGACGTCTTTGGCTTTGATGGGGCTGATTCCGCTGCCGCCCGGCCGTATTACTACCGGCGAAGCCTGGTTTCAGTCGGAAGCGCTGGGGGAGGTGGACCTGCTAAAGCTGACCGATAAAGAGTTGCAGCAGGTGCGCGGCAACGACATCAGCATGATTTTTCAGGAGCCGATGACCTCCCTGAACCCCGTGTATACCTGCGGCAGCCAGGTGGTAGAGGCCCTGCGCCTCCACACTAAGCTCAATGAAAAAGAAGCCGAAGCCCGCACCGTGGAGCTGTTCACCATGGCCCAGCTGCCCCGCCCGGAAAAGATCTTCAAAAGCTACCCCCACGAAATAAGCGGCGGCCAGAAGCAGCGCGTAATGATTGCCATGGCTATGGCCTGCAACCCCGCCATTCTCATTGCCGACGAGCCCACCACGGCCCTGGACGTAACCGTGCAGGCGCGCATGCTCCGCCTCATCGATGACCTGCGCCGGGAGCACAACACCGCCGTCATCTTCATTACCCATGACCTGGGCGTGGTAGCCGAAATTGCGGACCGGATTCTGGTCATGTACCGCGGCCGCGTGGTGGAGCAGGGCGCCGTGCTGGACATCTTCACCAACCCCCAGCACCCCTACACGAAAGGGTTGCTGGCCTGCCGGCCAAAATTATCGGTAGGCCGAAAAAGATTACCCGTGGTAGCCGATTTTATGCAGGAAACGGCCGATGGAAGCTTCATTACGACTGAAAGTGCCTCGGTGCAACTGCCTATTGCTGAAACAGGTGAATCCTCTTACAACGGCGCTGAAACCACCAAAACGTTTCCCGTGGAACATCCCGTTTCACGCCCAAAAGAGCCTGCTTTCGGTCTGGAAACGGCTCCTGCTGCTGAATCTGGCCTGCCCTTGCCCGCTGAGGCAACCGGCATTCCGATGGTGGCAGAGCTGCAAGACATTTCAGCCAACCGCCCCGTAAGTCAGCCGCCTAAAGTGGAGGTAGAGGACGTTTCGGAACAGCCTCAATCTGGTCTTGCTGCCAACCCCGCAGCTCCAAAACCAAAACCCTTGCTGCAGGTAGAAAACCTGAATGTGCACTTCCCCATCCGGAAGGGTTTCCTGCGCCGCAAGACGGAATACGTGCGGGCCGTGGACGGGGTGAGCTTTGATATTTACCCCGGCGAAACGGTGGGTCTGGTAGGGGAGTCGGGCTGCGGCAAAACCACCCTGGGGCGCACGCTGCTGCGGCTGGTGGAACCTACCTCGGGCAGCATGCTGTTCGAAGGAGTTGATCTGGCTAAGTTGCCGGCTGGTGAGCTGCGCCGCCGGCGGCGGGAGTTTCAGATGGTGTTTCAGGACCCGTATGCGGCCCTGAACCCTATGATGACGATTGGCGAAGCCATTCTGGAGCCCATGCGCGTGCATGGCGTAGGCGGCACCAAGCAACAACAGAAGGCCCGCGTGCTGGAGCTGCTGCGCACGGTGGGCCTGAAGGAGGAGCATTACCTGCGCTACCCGCATGAGTTCAGCGGCGGCCAGCGCCAGCGCATCTGCATTGCTCGCGCCCTGGCCCTGCAACCCAAATGCATCATCTGCGACGAAGCGGTATCCGCCCTCGACGTATCGGTGCAGGCGCAGGTACTCAACCTGCTAAACGACCTGAAACGGGAGTTCGGCATCACCTATCTATTCATCACCCACGACCTGTCGGTGGCCCGCTTCATGAGCGACCGGATCCTAGTGATGCGCCAGGGACAGATTGTGGAAAGCGGCCCCGCGGCCGAGGTCTACGCCAACCCCCAGCACGAGTACACCCGCCAGCTGCTGGCTGCCATTCCCAAAGATGAGCCGGCCGATATCCGCGCCGCCGTCGCCAGCCGGGCGTAG
- a CDS encoding lipoprotein signal peptidase, giving the protein MKYWKYYLVALLVIVIDQLSKWTVHRYMPMGMPGEIHLLGDWFKLHYTLNPGMAFGVELPPPYGKILLTSFRLVAVTGIAYYIYKLWKQHAPNGFIVCVAMILGGAIGNVIDSIFYGVIYENAPFGSPTPWFHGQVIDMLYVDIYEGFLPMSWPLVGGSHVSLWPIFNIADAAIFVGVMLILVFQNRFFGHHEQAHPLAADDVAAAQARHDAEASEVA; this is encoded by the coding sequence ATGAAGTACTGGAAATACTACCTGGTGGCGCTGCTGGTCATCGTCATTGATCAGCTCTCAAAGTGGACGGTGCACCGCTATATGCCCATGGGTATGCCCGGCGAAATTCACCTGCTGGGTGACTGGTTTAAGCTGCACTACACGCTGAATCCCGGCATGGCCTTCGGGGTAGAGCTGCCGCCGCCCTACGGCAAAATCCTGCTCACCAGCTTCCGCTTGGTAGCCGTCACGGGCATTGCCTACTACATCTACAAGCTGTGGAAGCAGCACGCGCCTAATGGCTTTATCGTGTGCGTGGCCATGATTCTGGGCGGCGCCATCGGTAATGTCATCGACTCCATTTTCTACGGCGTTATCTACGAAAATGCCCCCTTTGGCTCGCCTACGCCCTGGTTTCATGGGCAGGTGATTGACATGCTGTACGTGGATATCTACGAAGGCTTTCTGCCCATGTCCTGGCCGCTGGTAGGCGGCTCGCACGTGTCGCTGTGGCCTATTTTCAATATTGCCGATGCGGCCATTTTCGTAGGTGTTATGCTGATTCTGGTGTTCCAGAACCGCTTTTTCGGACATCATGAGCAAGCGCACCCCCTGGCCGCCGATGACGTAGCCGCCGCCCAGGCCCGCCACGACGCCGAAGCCTCCGAAGTAGCTTAG
- the ileS gene encoding isoleucine--tRNA ligase, with protein sequence MNYPEYKQPLNYGQVGTDILAWWKQNSIFEKSVSTREGQPTFVFYEGPPSANGAPGIHHVMARTVKDIFCRYQTLLGKQVNRKGGWDTHGLPIELQVEKELGITKEDIGKKISIEEYNQRCRETVMRFKAQWDDLTEKMGYWVDLDDPYITFEPEYIESCWALLKKLYDKGLLYKGYTIQPYSPAAGTGLSSHELNQPGTYRDVKDTTIVAQFKVKRDEKSEKLFGNVKLDEVPLAALYGDTASEPEVYILAWTTTPWTLPANTGLAVGKNIPYVLISTFNPYTYAPIRVVLAEALVGKYFTEKGKDASFEDFKPGDKVLPWRIESTFKGADLVGIKYERLFGHGTGFPAFEGEERAFRVIPGDFVTTEDGTGIVHISPTFGADDFRVAQQNDVPALMVMDAEGKPTPIVDRTGRYVPQMGEFGGRWVKNYDGHDQSGADYKTLDESIAIRMKGDGTAFKVEKYEHTYPHCWRTDKPVLYYPLDSWFIKTTAVKDRLIELNKTINWKPESTGTGRFGNWLENLVDWNLSRSRYWGTPLPIWRTQDGSEEICIGSIEQLNAEIEKAVAAEVMTHNPYKKVDDNWVMAVGEQPTTKKIDLHRPYVDDIFLVSPSGLPMYRETDLIDVWFDSGAMPYAQWHYPLENKEKFEKNFPADFIAEGVDQTRGWFFTLHALAVMLEDSVAFKNVMANGLVLDKNGNKMSKRLGNAVDPFATISQYGPDATRWYMIANAQPWDNLKFDLAGITEVQRRFFGTLFNTYSFYALYANLDGFQAREFDRVPHSELSELDRWILSKLQSLIVEVRGHYDSYDPTKAARAIQDFVTDQLSNWHVRLSRRRFWKGELTQDKRAAYETLQECLVVVAQLMAPIAPFFAEWLYKNMTDSMREEAVAKNTPLAPESVHLTLLVQADESRIDKALEERMELAQRISSLTHSLRKKSVLKVRQPLQRILVPVLNDTTREQVGLVEDLICAEVNVKHVEFLDDTSGVLVKSVKPNFKRLGQQYGARLKAVGARIQQMTAEEISTLEKTGQLAVEVEGQPITLAPDDVEIRTDDLPGWLVATDGPLTVALDVTLTDELRQEGVARELVNRLQNLRKDSGLEVQDKIRVTLGQQPELEAAVQSFGDYIRTEVQALALNFAADVNGGSVLEFDDYKVPVQLEVANA encoded by the coding sequence ATGAACTACCCCGAATACAAGCAGCCCCTCAACTACGGCCAGGTCGGCACCGATATCCTGGCGTGGTGGAAGCAGAACAGCATCTTTGAGAAAAGCGTGAGCACCCGCGAAGGGCAGCCCACATTCGTGTTTTACGAAGGTCCGCCTTCGGCCAACGGTGCCCCCGGCATTCACCACGTGATGGCCCGCACCGTGAAGGACATCTTCTGCCGCTACCAGACGCTGCTGGGCAAGCAGGTAAACCGCAAAGGCGGCTGGGACACCCACGGCCTTCCCATTGAGCTGCAGGTAGAAAAGGAGTTGGGTATCACCAAGGAGGACATCGGCAAGAAAATCAGCATTGAGGAGTACAACCAGCGCTGCCGCGAAACCGTGATGCGCTTCAAGGCCCAGTGGGACGACCTCACCGAGAAAATGGGCTATTGGGTGGACCTCGATGACCCCTACATCACCTTCGAGCCGGAATACATTGAAAGCTGCTGGGCCCTGCTCAAAAAGCTTTACGACAAAGGCCTGCTCTACAAAGGCTACACCATTCAGCCCTACTCGCCGGCCGCCGGCACGGGCCTCTCGTCGCACGAGCTGAACCAGCCCGGCACCTACCGGGACGTGAAGGACACGACCATCGTGGCCCAATTCAAGGTGAAGCGCGACGAGAAATCAGAGAAGCTGTTTGGCAATGTTAAGCTGGATGAAGTGCCCCTGGCGGCGCTGTACGGCGATACAGCCTCGGAGCCCGAGGTGTATATCCTGGCCTGGACTACCACGCCTTGGACGCTGCCGGCCAACACCGGTCTGGCCGTGGGCAAGAACATTCCCTATGTGCTGATAAGCACCTTCAACCCTTACACCTACGCGCCCATCCGGGTAGTGCTGGCGGAGGCCCTGGTAGGGAAATATTTCACCGAGAAGGGCAAAGACGCATCGTTTGAAGACTTCAAGCCCGGCGACAAAGTACTGCCCTGGCGCATCGAAAGCACCTTCAAAGGCGCCGACCTGGTCGGCATCAAGTACGAGCGGCTGTTTGGTCACGGAACCGGCTTTCCGGCTTTCGAAGGGGAGGAGCGTGCCTTCCGCGTGATTCCCGGCGACTTTGTCACTACCGAAGACGGTACCGGCATTGTGCACATCTCGCCCACCTTTGGGGCCGATGACTTCCGGGTAGCGCAGCAGAACGACGTGCCCGCCCTGATGGTGATGGATGCCGAAGGCAAACCCACGCCCATTGTTGACCGCACCGGCCGCTATGTGCCCCAGATGGGCGAATTTGGCGGCCGCTGGGTGAAAAACTACGACGGCCACGACCAGTCCGGCGCCGACTACAAAACCCTGGACGAAAGCATTGCCATCCGCATGAAAGGCGACGGTACGGCCTTCAAAGTGGAGAAGTATGAGCACACCTACCCGCACTGCTGGCGCACCGATAAGCCCGTTCTCTACTACCCGCTGGATTCCTGGTTTATCAAAACCACGGCGGTAAAAGACCGGCTCATCGAGCTCAACAAAACCATTAACTGGAAGCCCGAAAGCACCGGCACCGGCCGCTTCGGCAACTGGCTGGAAAACCTGGTGGACTGGAACCTGAGCCGCTCGCGCTACTGGGGCACGCCCCTGCCCATCTGGCGCACCCAGGATGGCTCGGAGGAAATCTGCATCGGCAGCATCGAGCAGCTCAATGCTGAAATCGAGAAGGCCGTAGCCGCCGAAGTCATGACCCACAACCCCTACAAAAAGGTGGATGATAACTGGGTGATGGCCGTTGGAGAACAACCAACAACCAAAAAAATCGACCTGCACCGGCCCTACGTGGACGATATTTTCCTCGTTTCGCCCTCCGGCTTGCCCATGTACCGCGAAACCGACCTCATTGACGTGTGGTTTGATAGCGGCGCCATGCCTTACGCCCAGTGGCACTACCCGCTGGAGAACAAGGAGAAGTTTGAGAAGAATTTCCCCGCTGATTTCATTGCCGAAGGCGTGGACCAGACCCGCGGCTGGTTCTTTACCCTGCACGCGCTGGCCGTGATGCTGGAAGACTCCGTGGCCTTCAAAAACGTAATGGCCAACGGCCTGGTGCTGGACAAAAACGGCAACAAGATGAGCAAGCGCCTCGGCAACGCCGTGGATCCGTTTGCCACCATCAGCCAGTACGGCCCCGATGCCACGCGCTGGTACATGATTGCCAACGCCCAGCCCTGGGACAACCTCAAGTTCGATCTGGCCGGCATTACGGAGGTGCAGCGCCGCTTCTTCGGCACGCTGTTCAATACTTACTCGTTCTATGCCCTCTACGCCAACCTCGACGGCTTCCAGGCCCGCGAGTTTGACCGGGTGCCGCACTCGGAATTAAGTGAGCTGGACCGCTGGATTCTTTCCAAGCTTCAGTCGCTCATCGTGGAAGTGCGCGGCCACTACGACTCCTACGACCCCACCAAAGCCGCCCGCGCCATCCAGGATTTTGTGACGGATCAGCTCTCCAACTGGCACGTGCGCCTCTCGCGCCGCCGTTTCTGGAAGGGCGAGCTGACCCAGGACAAGCGCGCCGCCTACGAAACCCTGCAGGAATGCCTGGTAGTGGTGGCCCAGCTCATGGCTCCTATTGCGCCCTTCTTCGCTGAATGGCTCTACAAGAACATGACCGACTCCATGCGCGAGGAGGCCGTAGCCAAAAACACGCCCCTGGCGCCCGAATCGGTGCACCTCACGCTGCTGGTGCAGGCCGATGAGTCGCGCATCGACAAGGCCCTGGAAGAACGCATGGAGTTGGCCCAGCGCATTTCTTCGCTCACCCACTCCCTCCGTAAAAAGTCGGTGCTGAAGGTGCGCCAGCCCCTGCAGCGCATTCTGGTGCCCGTTCTGAACGACACCACGCGGGAGCAGGTAGGCCTGGTGGAGGACCTGATCTGCGCCGAGGTGAACGTGAAGCACGTGGAGTTCCTCGACGATACCAGCGGCGTGCTGGTGAAGTCGGTGAAACCCAACTTCAAGCGCCTGGGCCAGCAATATGGTGCCCGTTTGAAAGCCGTGGGAGCCCGCATTCAGCAGATGACGGCTGAAGAAATCAGCACCCTCGAAAAAACCGGCCAGCTAGCCGTGGAAGTCGAAGGGCAGCCGATAACGCTGGCACCTGATGACGTGGAAATCCGCACCGACGATTTGCCCGGCTGGCTGGTAGCCACCGATGGCCCGCTAACGGTGGCCCTGGACGTGACCCTGACCGACGAGCTGCGCCAGGAAGGCGTGGCCCGCGAGCTGGTGAACCGCCTGCAGAATCTGCGCAAAGACAGCGGCCTGGAAGTGCAGGACAAAATCCGCGTGACCTTGGGCCAGCAGCCCGAGCTGGAAGCCGCCGTGCAGTCGTTCGGCGACTACATCCGCACCGAAGTGCAGGCCCTGGCCCTGAATTTCGCGGCTGATGTAAACGGCGGTTCCGTGCTGGAATTTGATGACTATAAGGTGCCGGTGCAGCTGGAAGTTGCAAACGCCTGA
- a CDS encoding efflux RND transporter permease subunit codes for MWSKLALFIIKNRRLLVLLLAAITVFMGWQARKVEMTYDFAQVVSPTDPDMVYFQRFKRTFGEDGNVLVLGMQDSSVYRLGNFNELRILTDTLNKVKGVSGVLSVTKLIRLEKDTATQSFRASPIFRRFPQTQHELDSLMGVVNRQEFYKGQLISPTTGATLLALTMDPKYLNSSKRESVMKEILGHAERFQQKTGIRLHYAGLPYVRSTMTTKVAGEMKFFVGLTVVMMALTLLMFFRTWSAVVFPLLIVLVVVVWCLGSMVLLGYKINLLTGLIPSIIIVIGIPNCTYLLSRYHYDYRKSGNQVLAMTRVIRKIGLVTLMNNTTTAIGFVVFCFTNIAILYQFGLVATINIFVAFIISFILMPIVFTYLPPPTAKQLEHLEAKPLTKLLEFFDYLVLQRRGTVYLIAAALVTLSIFGIAKVKSVSYMVDDLPKDSSVNSDLKFFEQHFNGVMPLEIVVDTGKKKGILKLKNLEKIDRLEKYLSTQPVLTTPVSIVTFLKASTQAFYNDDPQYYRLPDNSEKNFILSYLARSQKKGGSMDSKLLRSFIDSTGQQARISLKIADIGSRNLDTLLTRQIQPQIQEIFNGTGMEVKMTGTTILFTKGNEYLIGMLKESLILAFVLVGLVVMILFRSIRAVFFTLLPNLVTLMLTGGLMGYFGIPLKPSTALIFSIALGIDGDNSIHLLAKFRQELAVNGRRVRAAISTTLSEAGTSMIYTSIVLFLGFSVFAFSEFGGTKALGLLMSASLLITNFSNLILLPSLLVTFEHGKDETIDNSLIQHYDDSYLVEDDDLELDLDRIQVQPKLEA; via the coding sequence ATGTGGAGTAAACTCGCCTTATTCATTATCAAGAACCGGCGGCTTCTGGTCCTGCTCCTGGCCGCTATTACTGTGTTTATGGGCTGGCAGGCTCGCAAAGTCGAGATGACCTACGACTTTGCCCAGGTGGTGTCGCCCACCGACCCGGACATGGTGTATTTCCAGCGCTTCAAGCGCACGTTTGGCGAGGACGGCAACGTGCTGGTGCTGGGTATGCAGGACAGCTCAGTATACCGGCTGGGCAACTTCAACGAGTTGCGCATCCTTACCGATACCCTGAATAAAGTGAAAGGGGTGAGCGGGGTGCTCTCCGTTACCAAGCTCATCAGACTGGAAAAAGACACGGCCACCCAGAGCTTCCGGGCCAGCCCCATCTTCCGGCGCTTCCCCCAGACCCAGCACGAGCTGGACTCTTTGATGGGCGTAGTCAACCGGCAGGAGTTCTACAAAGGCCAGCTGATTTCGCCCACTACCGGCGCCACGCTGCTGGCTCTCACCATGGACCCCAAGTACCTGAACTCCTCCAAGCGGGAGTCGGTGATGAAGGAGATTCTGGGCCACGCCGAGCGGTTTCAGCAGAAAACCGGCATCCGGCTGCACTACGCCGGCCTGCCCTACGTGCGCTCTACCATGACCACCAAAGTGGCCGGCGAAATGAAGTTTTTCGTGGGCCTGACGGTGGTGATGATGGCTCTCACGCTACTCATGTTCTTCCGCACGTGGTCGGCGGTGGTGTTTCCGCTGCTCATTGTGCTGGTGGTGGTGGTCTGGTGCCTGGGCTCCATGGTGCTGTTGGGCTATAAAATCAACCTGCTCACCGGCCTGATTCCCAGCATTATCATCGTCATCGGGATACCCAACTGCACCTACCTGCTCAGCCGCTACCACTACGACTACCGAAAATCCGGGAATCAGGTGCTGGCCATGACGCGGGTTATCCGCAAAATCGGGCTGGTTACGCTCATGAACAACACCACCACGGCCATTGGCTTTGTGGTGTTCTGCTTCACCAACATTGCCATTCTGTATCAGTTTGGGCTGGTGGCCACCATCAACATCTTCGTGGCCTTCATCATCTCCTTTATTCTGATGCCCATTGTGTTCACCTACCTGCCGCCGCCCACGGCCAAGCAGCTGGAACACCTGGAAGCCAAGCCCCTGACCAAGCTGCTGGAGTTTTTCGACTACCTGGTGCTGCAGCGCCGCGGCACCGTATATCTGATTGCCGCCGCCCTGGTCACGCTCTCCATTTTTGGCATTGCCAAGGTGAAATCGGTGTCTTATATGGTGGATGATCTACCCAAGGATTCATCGGTTAACTCCGACCTGAAGTTCTTTGAGCAGCACTTCAATGGTGTAATGCCCCTGGAAATTGTGGTGGATACCGGCAAGAAAAAGGGCATTCTGAAGCTGAAAAACCTGGAGAAGATTGACCGGCTTGAGAAGTACCTGAGCACCCAGCCCGTACTCACCACGCCCGTGAGCATCGTGACGTTCCTGAAAGCCTCTACCCAGGCTTTCTACAACGACGACCCCCAGTACTACCGCCTGCCCGATAACTCCGAGAAGAACTTTATCCTGAGCTACCTGGCCCGCTCCCAGAAGAAAGGCGGCAGCATGGACAGCAAGCTGCTGCGCTCCTTTATCGACTCTACCGGCCAGCAGGCGCGTATTTCACTGAAAATTGCCGACATCGGCTCCCGCAACCTCGACACCCTGCTCACCCGCCAGATTCAGCCCCAGATTCAGGAAATCTTCAACGGCACGGGCATGGAGGTGAAGATGACGGGCACCACCATTCTCTTCACCAAGGGCAATGAGTACCTCATTGGCATGCTGAAGGAAAGCCTGATTCTGGCCTTTGTGCTGGTAGGTCTAGTGGTCATGATTTTGTTCCGCAGCATCCGGGCCGTGTTCTTCACCCTGTTGCCTAACCTGGTTACGCTCATGCTAACAGGTGGCCTGATGGGCTATTTCGGCATTCCACTGAAGCCCAGCACGGCGCTTATTTTCAGCATTGCGCTGGGTATTGATGGCGACAACTCCATTCACCTGCTGGCCAAGTTCCGGCAGGAGCTGGCCGTAAATGGCCGCCGCGTGCGGGCCGCCATCAGCACCACGCTGAGCGAGGCCGGCACCAGCATGATTTACACCAGCATTGTGCTGTTTCTGGGCTTTTCGGTGTTTGCCTTTTCTGAGTTTGGCGGCACCAAGGCCCTGGGCCTGCTCATGTCGGCTTCTCTGCTGATAACCAATTTCTCGAACCTGATTCTGCTCCCATCTTTGCTCGTTACCTTCGAGCACGGCAAGGACGAAACTATTGATAACTCGCTGATTCAGCACTACGATGACTCGTACCTGGTAGAAGACGACGACCTGGAGCTCGACCTGGACCGCATTCAGGTGCAGCCCAAGCTGGAAGCCTGA